Genomic window (Thiosulfatimonas sediminis):
ATTGTTCACTTCTGCCAAAGTGCTGGATAAATTGTCTAGTGAGGTGTTGATGGCGTTTTTTATTTCACCCAGTCCGCCTTCAAATGCACCGGTCACTCGGTCGGTTAAATTGCCTTTAGAGAGTTCGATAATGACATCGGCAATATTTTGGTTAGCGGCAGCAATTGCTTTGGACATGTGATTGATTTGCGCGCCGAGATCATGAATGAAGCCATCTAATGCGCTTACATCAATTTGTTCGCCAATATGGCCTTTTGCCGCTTTTTCGACCATGGTTTTTAAGTTGTTTTCCACGGCGGTTTGCATTTTTTCTAGTTTGACTTCTTGTGATACGTCTTTCCATTCGGTGACGAAGCCATTGCGTTTGCCATCGATATCCCAAAGCGGATTAACAATAATCTGCAGATGGAGGTCGCCTAATGTTAAGGAGGCGACATAGGTGTCGTTAAGTTGTTTTAACAGCTTACGTTGATGGGCTGGATTTACGTGGAAAATATCGATGTTTTTGCCAATCAGATCATCGGCTTTAAAGTGTGGCAACATTTTTTTAATATCGATTTCGACGTTTTTTAGGGTATGTAAAATCGAATCGTTCATATAAGTGATGTTTAAATCTTCATCGGCAATCATGATATTGGTTGAAGACTGGTCAACTACGTGTTTAACGGTCTCTGCGCTGTTCATGTGTTTGCGCACAGTGCTGATTAATTTGTTCATGTATATGCCGAGTTCGTGGGTCTCTTTCGCGCCTTCGACTGGAATTTTGATGTCAAGGTTCACCTCGTCTTGGTTTTTGTAGATTCGGCGAATGTTTTCACTAAGGTGGATAAGTGGTTTGATTAGCCCGCGACGAACCAATACTTCAATGGCCAATAAATTAAGCAGTGCTAATACAATAATCAGAGTCAACAGTTGGCTGATTTGGAAGGCTTTAATTTCTTTATTCAATGCCTTTAACTGTGTGCTGCCACTTTCTTGCATGTGAGTAAATAAATCTTGCATCGCATTCATCGCGGGACGGTCATCGACAACAACTTGAGAGTCAATGTAGTTAATTGGTGCATTTTCGGCTTTCAACTGTTTAACCAATTCCATCTGCTGAGTGTATTGCTTCACTGTGTTTTGAATGGCTAAAAGCTCTTTAATTTCTTCTTCGGTTGGTGTTTCGACTTTTTGGTAGCGGGCAATTAGGTCGTTAATTTTGTCGATATTTTCTTGGAATTTTGCTGGGTAGCTAGAGGTGCGGTAATCTGTTTCGCCGCGTAAAATAAAGTTTTTGAAGTTATGGATCATATTGCCATAACCCATCTGTGATTGAAGCTCTTTAAAAATCAGTTGTTTTTCGTAAATCTGTGCCTGCAGTTCACTTATATTTTTATGGTAGTTATCTGAACTTTGGATGATGAGAGTGGCACCAAGTCCATTGATTATCAAAAAGATAACCAGGTATAGACTGAGTAACAGTTTTGTGGATTTCCCAGATAAGGTTTGTTGCATCGTAATGCCTCCAGTTTAAGCAGTGTTCGCTTTTGGAAAAGATTGGTCTCATGATTTGAGAATTTTGGTTTTTCGTTGCGCTTCAAAACGGCCAATTGGCCTATATTTTTCACTATATTTGCTAATTTTGATGCATTCATGCTAATAAATGTAGACAGTCTTAAACCCTGTGGTGATTTATTGCAGTTGAATATGATTTAAGTTAACTTTGGTCTGCTGTAAGGCTCTTTTAACGGAATCTTAGCGTTTTGAGGTAGTGATGAAATAGAAAAGCACCTTATTGGCCTAGGGACTTATTTTGTGTCTCCTTAGCGAAAGGTACTTTTTTGCTGTGATAGTTATACGAAAGTTATTATGGACTCACAAAACCGATGGCGTTATGCACCTCGGCAAGCGTTACTTGCGCTTGCGCGCGGGCTTGTTTTGCGCCGTCTGCTAAAATGGCTTTGAGCTCCGCCTCATCAGATCGAATTTGTTTAAACTTTGTTTGGATTGGTGCTAAATAGTCGGCAACCAATTCACCGAGTTCGACTTTTAGGTGGCCATACATTTTTCCCTCAAAGTGTTTGGTCACTTCGTCAATAGATTGACCGCTAATAACTGAGTATATCGTCAGTAAATTGGATATACCTGGTTTGTTGGCAAGGTCGTAGTGGATTTGCGAATCGGAATCGGTCACCGCTTGTTTGAACTTTTTGAGAATCAATTTCGGATCATCACCCAGCGCGATAAAGTTATTTTTGTTTTCATCGGACTTAGACATTTTTGATAGTGGGTCTTGCAGGCTCATAATTCGACCGCCTGAGGTTGTCGGTGGAATGAACGGTTCCGGCACAGTGAAAATATCGCGTTGGTATTTGCTATTAAAGCGCATGGCTAAATCACGGGTTAATTCTAAATGCTGTTTTTGGTCCGCGCCGACGGGCACCATCGCCGTTTGGTACAGCAAAATATCTGCCGCCATCAAGACGGGATAATCAAATAGCCCGACATTGATGTTGGCCGAGTGTTTCGCCGATTTATCTTTAAACTGCGTCATGCGATTAAGTTCGCCCATGTAGGTCGAGCAGTTTAAAATCCATGCTAGTTCGGAATGTTCTGGTACATGTGATTGGATAAAAACAGTGCTTTTGTCCGGATTAATGCCAGAGGCGAGATACCAAGCAACAAAATCTAAACTGCGATTGCGCAGCTCTTCGGGATTTTGTTCAACTGTGATGGCGTGCATATTGACGAGCGAAAAAAGACAATTGTAATCATCTTGCATGGTTACCCAATTTTTTATTGAGCCAATGTAGTTGCCAATCATCAGGTCGCCGGAGGGCTGAATGCCGCTTAATAAGGTCGGTTTATGCATAATCTGTGTTCTCTAAATCCCTTAAAAGGTGCCGTTTACATCGTTGATTTATCAGTAGCAGGTTGAAATTTGCGCGTATTTTCGCATTTTTAAGCATGAATCGCTAGGGTGGCACGGAATAAGTCCGCATCGCCTAGTGAGGTGAATTATTGTGCTGGTTAGAAGGTTTGTTTACGCAATGTTTCAAATGGAAAAATATTCTGGGATTTCTCGTTCTGTCTCTCATTCATCTTTAAAAGACCCATGGAAGGAGTTTTTTGGTATGGGTTTGGTAGATTCGATAGTCGCTTACTTGCCGGCAGATTAAAGTCTCTTCGTAATGCAGCTTTAAAAGCAGTGTCGCGAATAAGGCAAAATAAAGCCAAGCGCTCGTAAGTTGGCCATCAAGTAGTGGCAGAGGCAAACAGAAAAGTAAAATGGCGGCATACATCGGATGACGGATAAACCTGTAGGGTCCAGTGGTGACGACGGCCAAGTGTGGCAGTGGGTCTGGCACGATATTAAAGTGACCGAGATGCATTGTCTTTAGAGCCCATAGCCCAAGCAGTGTACCAGCGGCATAAAAAAACAGGCTCCAAATTGGCCAGTTAGCCGGAAAAGCAAACACAGCTAAAGCGCCGATTAGGCCAAATTGGCCACTGACTAAACTGTAAGAGTAAATTGGGTGTTTGAGTTTTTGGTGCATACTGATTTGTCCCGTTTAAAGCGAAAGTTGGTGGCTTTGATTGCAGTCTTAGCAAAAGGCGTTAAAATGAGGAAAATTTAGTTCAAGGGTTGCGAATAGTTTCTGTAAGATTCGTAAACGCCTTTTAGCATTGGCTGCACCGTTTGTTTTATTGGCAGTGGTGTCAAGTCCTTAGCAGTATATGGTAGTTAACAACAAAATCTATGCACAGTTTTATCCGAAAAATAAGCGCCTTTTTTTCCAGCCCTAAGCCCGTGACAGCTGAGGATCATCAACCACCCTTCGTTTTAAGTCGAGACGACCACAATATTTCCCGCGATGACATTGATCGTGCCGCTTTGGATGTTCTTTATCCGTTGAAGCGCGCCGGCTATGATGCCTATCTTGTCGGTGGTTGTGTGCGCGATTTACTCTTAGGGCTTGAGCCGAAAGATTTTGACGTTGTCACCAATGCCGAGCCTGAACAAGTTAAGCAGGTATTCCAGCGACGCTGCCAATTAATTGGGCGACGCTTTCGTTTAGCGCACGTTCGTTTTGGTCGTAATATTATTGAAGTAGCTACCTTCCGAGGTCATGATCAAACGGCACCGCAAGCGCGTGGTCGATTTTTCGGTCGCAAAAAATTTGCGCAAACGCGCGAAGTTGATGAGAGTGGACGTCTTCTGCAAGACAATATTTACGGCAGCATTGAAGAGGACGTCTGGCGTCGTGATTTTACGGTAAACGCACTCTATTACAGCGTGAAAGATTATTCGATTCTTGATTACACTCATCAGGGAATTGAAGACATTGAAAAAGGTCTGATACGTCTGATTGGTGATCCGCAAACGCGTTATCGAGAAGATCCTGTACGGATGATTCGCGCTGTACGTTTTGCAGCAAAATTAGGCTTTAGAATTGAGAAGCAATCGGAAGCACCAATACGTGAACTCGCGCCTTTGCTGAGCGATGTCTCTAATGCCCGAATGTTTGAAGAAGTGCTTAAACTTTTCCATAGCGGTGTTGCGGTCCAGGTTTTTGAAAAATTACGTCATTACGGACTTTTTGAGCATCTGTTCCCGCAAACTGAAAAAGTGCTAGAGCAAGAAAGTGAAGGCTTTCCGAGGATGTTGGTCATTGAGGCATTGAAAAGCACTGACGAGCGTATTCGTTCAGGTAAAAGTGTGAATCCGGCGTTTTTGTTTTCCGCTTTGCTTTGGGAGCCAATGCAGCAACGTAAGCAAGCGTTGATGGATCAAGGTGAAGTGCATCAAAATGCGTTGTTTGCTGCCGCGAATGAAGTGATCGAGCAACAGATTAAACAGACAGCGATACCTAAACGCTTCACTGCCCAAATTCGCGAGATTTGGAGTTTGCAATATCGTCTGCCAAAGCGTCATGGTGACAAGGCGCAAGAGTTGTTAGAGCATCCGCGTTTTCGTGCGGCTTACGATTTTCTTGGGATTCGCGTTGCCGCCGGAGAGACGGCCGAGCAGCATCTTTTTGACTGGTGGACGGAATATCAAGAAAAAACCCCGGTTGAACGTGTCGCTTTTGCCTCAGATTTAAAGCCACAGCATAAGCGCAAACGTCGTCCACCGCGTCGTAACCGTAATTTCTTCCGTAAACGTAGCCAAAATGGCGAAAGTTCAGCGCCTAAAGATTCGTGAAAATTCATACCGCCTATCTTGGGTTGGGGGCGAATCTTGATGCCCCTGTTCAACAAATTAAAGAGGCTTTGAGGCTGCTGCAAGCGCAGCCGGAAGTGCATTCGTTGGTTTCTTCTCAACTCTACGCTTCCAAGCCTTTAGGGCCGCAAGACCAGCCGGATTACGTGAATGCGGTTTGTCGCTTAGAGGTTTCGCTTGAGCCCTTGGCGTTGTTGGCGTTGTGTCAAAATATTGAAATGCAGTTGGGGCGAGTTAGAAAACGTCATTGGGGCGAGCGCACGATGGATGTGGATATTTTGCTGTATGACGCAATCTCTTTACACAGCGAAACTCTAACGATTCCCCATGCACAGATGCATCTGCGCGATTTTGTGCTCGTTCCACTGGCAGAAATCGCTCCAGCGATCGACATACCCGGGTTAGGGACGATAGATACCCTATTAAAAAACTTGCAGCAGAGTTTTTTGCTCCCGCTTGCGGTTGAATAAAACCAACTGCGGGCGCTTCTCTCAGTTCAAATATCCCTTCATTTAGGTTACATTATGCGCTTCTTGTCACGCTTTCAAGCGAGTCACGAGGCGGCTTCTTAAAAGTAAGATTACGTAAATTGCCGCTGATATTTTAGGAAAACACCATGCGTAAACGTTTATCAAACCTACAAAAAACCCTTGCGGATGGCGAGGCTTTAGCTTGTCTAACGGCATATGATGCCTCGCAAGCCTATTGGGCGGCGCAATCTGGTGTTGATGTTTTGTTGGTAGGCGATTCACTTGGGATGGTGGTGCAAGGACACTCAACTACCTTGCCAGTGAGCTTAGATAATATGGTGTACCACACGCAGTTGGTTCAGCGCGGTAACGCACAAGCGCAGCACCCAGCTTATTGTATTGCTGATTTACCATTTATGAGCGATGCCACGATTGAGAGCGCCTTGCAAGCCGCCGGCCGTTTGATGAAAGAGGGCGGCGCGAATATGGTTAAACTTGAGGGGGCGCAACGTGTGGTGCCGATTATCCGAGCCTTGGCTCAGTTAGGTGTTCCGGTATGTGGGCATCTAGGCTTATTGCCACAGTCTGTGGAAAAACACGGTTATAAGGTGCAGGGAAAGGATGCTGTTTCGGCGCAGGCCTTGTTTGATGCGGCATTGGCTTTGCAAGAGGCCGGTGCGGATATGTTGGTGTTGGAATGTGTGCCGGCTGGACTGGCACAAAAAATTACCGCAGCCTTATCCATTCCCGTTATTGGCATCGGTTCTGGTGTGCATACATCCGGACAAGTTTTGGTTTTACACGATATTTTGGGTGTGACTTTGGGTAAGGCGCCGAAGTTTAGTAAAAATTTTATGTTTGGTCAGGGGTCTATTCAGGCGGCAATCGGCGCTTATGTTGCGCAAGTGAAAGCGCGTACTTTTCCTGATTCATCGCATTTGGTAGCGGAATAATTTAACGGTATTGGGTGTTAAAAATGCAAGTCATTGAAACGATTAGTAAATTGCGTTTAGTGGTGCAAGGTTGGAAGCGCCAAGGGTTAACGGTGGCATTTGTGCCTACGATGGGGAACTTACATCAAGGGCACCTAAGTTTGGTGGATGTTGCCAAGCAAAAAGCCGATAAGGTTGTCTGCAGTGTGTTTGTTAATCCACTGCAGTTTGGTCCTGATGAAGATTTTGACCGCTATCCACGAACCTTTGAAGCGGATAAAAAGTTGCTCAGTGAGCAGGGGGCGGATTTGCTGTTTTTCCCGAGTGTACAGGAAGTTTATCCGCATGGTACGGCACAACAGACCTTAGTTAAAGTGTTGGCCAGTTTAACTGAAAACCTAGAAGGTGCTGTCCGTCCAGGGCATTTTGACGGTGTCAGTACGGTGGTGCTGAAGTTGTTTAATATGGTACAACCAGATTGTGCTGTTTTTGGGCAGAAAGATTATCAGCAATTGCGCGTGATAAAGATGATGGTCGAGGATTTATCTTTGCCGATCAAAATCATTGCAGCGCCGATTGCTCGTGATAAAAATGGTTTGGCACTGAGTTCGCGTAACCAGTATTTGAGCGCTGAACAGCGTCAGATTGCGCCTAAATTACAGGTCGTTTTACAAGACATTGCCGCCGCTTTGCAGTCGGGTAATCGCGATTTTTTCGCTCTCTGTGAAGTTGCTCAGCAGCGTTTGTTAAGGGAAGGTTTTGATCAGGTTGACTATATCGAGATTTGTCAGCCAAAAACCTTACAAAAATCGACTGATTTCGATCAAGAGTTTGTCATTTTAGGCGTTGCCCGGCTTGGAACAACCCGCTTGCTGGATAATATTCTGATATAAGATAAGTGCGTTAAACATGGCTTTTATGCCTTTTTTGCACATCTGTGTCTTAAGCAAAGGTTTCTTATGAGTTACTCCACCCTTATTGGTCTACTCGCTGGCATCATCATTGTGCTGATCGCTATGGCGATGGGTGAGGGGGTTTCGCTTGGGGTTTTTTTCAACGTTCCCGGTATTATGATTGTGGTTGGCGGTACGGCTGCCGCCACGATGATTCGCTATTCTTTAGCAGATTCATTAAGTGCCATTGGGATGTCTTTTCACGCTCTGAAGTTGAATAAAGAAACAACGGATTTAAATGAGCTGGTTGATATTACCGAAGAATTGATTCGTTTGTCGCGCGCTAAAGGCGTATTGGCGATGGAGGAGTTTGAGGTAGGTAATCGTTTTTATCAAAATGGTGTGCGAATGTTGGTGGATGGTTATTCCCCAGAGTTAGTTGCGCAGAGTTTGCGTGAGCAAACGAATTTGCTGAATGATAAAGCGGAAACGAGTGCTGGCGTGTTTCGTTCAATTGGTGAAGCCGCTCCGGCGTTTGGCATGATTGGCACTCTAGTGGGCTTAGTGCAGATGCTTTCTAACCTAAGTGATCCTTCGGCGATTGGCCCCGCGATGGCCGTGGCGATGTTGACGACTCTGTATGGCGCAATGATTGCCAACTTATTTGCACTACCCGTGGCGGATAAGATTGCGTCTTGGACTAAAAATGAAACTTATCGACAAGCGATGATTATTGAAGCGGTTGATTCGATTGCCAGAGGCCATAATCCCGCGGTTATGCGGGATTTATTGGCGCCTTATTTACAGGGTACCGCTAAATCTAAACAGCAGGATAAAGGTGATGAGCAGTAAGCCATCAGGGAGTCCTGCATGGATGGCAACCTTTGCCGATTTAATGTCGTTATTGATGGCACTGTTTGTTTTGTTGTTTGCTATGTCATCGGTTGATATTGTGAAGTACAAGGCGGTAGTTGAATCTTTTAACGAAACCCTAGGTAATGGCGATGAGTTAACGCCAGAGCAAACCTCTTTTTTTCAGTCAGTACAGCAGGGCATTGATGCGCAAACGCCTGTGATTGAAAACCCACAAACGGATGAGGTGGACAAATCGACCAGAGAAATGCAGAGCTTGTATAAACAGTTACAGAGCAGTTTCTCATTATTAGGAGAGCAGGCGGTTAAGATTGAGTTTGCTGAGCAGAGTAATCAAATTAAGTTGGTTTTTCCTGAGCAGATTGCATTTGATGCTGGGCGTGCTGAGTTAAAACCGCATTTTGTGGTGCTTTTGCGCAAGCTGGCCGATTTAAAAAAACAGCCATTGTTGGTCAAAGTGGTTGGGCATACTGATAGCCGCTCGATAACTGGCGGTCGTTTTCTGAATAATTGGGAGTTATCCAGTGCCAGGGCGTCTTCGGTGGTTGCCCAGCTGGTTAAAGACGAATGTGTGCGTCCTGAACAGGTTCAAGCAATTGGCGTTGCCGACACTCAGCCGATTGATAAAAGTCAGACCGAGCAGGCTTTTGCCAAAAATCGCCGTGTAGAAATTTTGCTGTTATCTATGGGCGAGCAAAATGAAAAAATGGCGATGCAACATTAAACGCATTTGCTGTTATTCGGTGTCTTACTAAATTCATTGGAGTGGCTTGAGTGCTCACCTAGCAAAAAGCAGCATCCGATAAATCAGAATGCTGCTTTTTGTTTGGATAATTGAGCTGAACTGAAATTGGAATAATTTACTTTTTAGCTAGCGATATCCATTTTTTGAACTGCAATGGTATTTTTAGTGTGCGATATTTTATTGCTATGCTCTTCAAAATACACCATTTTGGGTTTGAAGTTTTCCGCTTCCTTTTCGGACATAGCGATATAGGTCGCAATAATCAATACATCACCGGGCGAGGCTTTGTGAGCCGCTGCGCCATTCACCGAGATAATTCCGCTGTTTTCTTCACCTCGAATTGCATAAGTGGTAAAGCGCTCACCGTTATTGACGTTATAAATTTGAATTTGTTCGTATTCTCGAATCTCAGCGACATCCATTAAAGTGCCGTCAATGGCGCAAGAGCCTTCATAATCGACTTCTGCGTGAGTCGTTTTGACACGGTGCAGCTTAGATTTTAATAAAGTGATTTGCATAGTTTTCTCGTCTTTCGCGAATCTATAGGAGGATTGTTTCGCTTTTGGCTGCGCAATCCGCAAATATAAGCCCGCTATTATACTGAATTTTTAAATTTTGATAAATGCTTAGGTTTTCCGAGCGCCATTTTTACTGCCTAAACCTTCAGCAGCAATCTAACCCCTTGCCGGCGTTTCGATGTGTTCGAGTTAGATAAAACGTGCTAAGCAAAAAGCGCCAAGCGGAAATCCGGTCTTGGCGCCTGATAACATGGAGCGAAATCGGTTAACCTGTATTTCGCATCCCCGCGGCAATCGCGTTAATGCTGTTTAATAAAGGTGGTAGCCATCTGTCTTGCTCTTCTTCGCTCAACGCCTCGTTTTTATAACGGCGCAGTACTTCAATTTGAATATTGTTTAACGGCACCAAATACGGATTGCGGCGTTTCAGTGACAGAGCAATCGTTGGGTTGTCGGCCATTAAGTATTCATTGTCGGTGATTTCTAAAATACGCGCGCACGCTCGTTTGTGCTCATCGGCAATTTTTTGATAGACCGTCTGCGCAACGGCTTGGTCACGTCCAAGATGGCTGTAGGCTTTGCCGATAACGACATCGGTTTTGACCAGCGCCATCTGAATGTTACTGGCGATGGCGTTAAAAAATGGCCAGTTATGATTCATCTCTTGCAGTGTTTCTGGACCGTTTTCTTCAATCCATTTATTTAACGCATAGCCCGTTCCTTGCCATGCTGGAAAGGTAAGACGCGCTTGCGCCCAGCCAAAAATCCATGGAATTGCGCGAATTGACTCTTTCGACAAGTTTCCCTTTTTACGGTGCGATGGACGTGAACCGATATTGAGTAGTCCCACTTCGGTAACAGGGGTTGCTTGATAGAAAAAGTCAAAAAACCCTGGCGTATGGTCGGTCAAATCACGATAGCAGTGTTCGCCGTCGCGGGCCAGCTGTTGCATCGCTTGCAGGTATTTTTCGTTATCTGGTTTGACAGGTCTAACCAAGTTCAAACTGGCTTTCATTAGGCCTGTGACACCAAGAGATAACTCATACATGGCGGTTTCTGAGTTACTGTATTTATATGACAAGACTTCGCCTTGCTCGGTAAATTTGATTGAGCCGCGAACGGTTCCAGTCGGTTGCGATAGAATTGCGTGGTGCGTTGGGCCGCCTCCTCGCGCTAAAGTACCGCCGCGTCCGTGGAATAGACGACAATCAATGCCGTGCGCATCCGCTAATTTCATAATTTGTTGTTGTGCTTGATACAGTGACCAAGAAGAAGACAGATTGCCGCCGTCTTTGGCAGAATCGGAATAGCCCAACATGATTTCTTGCTGGTTGCCGGAAGCGCGCAACAGGTCTTTATAAGTCGGGTTGTCCAATAGGTCTTTCGTCACTGGAACAATGTGTTCTAAATCTTCGATGGTTTCAAATAGAGGGCTGATATTGACATTACAATACGGTTTTCCTGCGTTATAACCTGCTAGACCTGCTTGATGGGCAAGGAAGAGCACTTCCATGACATGGCTGGCGGAGTGAGTCATTGAAATAACGTAGTTGTTAAACGCTTTTGGACTGATTTCTTGACGCATTTTGCGCATTACATGAAAGACTTCTAAGACTTCTTGCGTCATCTCTTGTAATTGCAGGTGCTGCGTGTCGATAATCGTTGCAGAGGCAACGTGTTGCGCAAGGACGCTAATGCGTTCTGCTTCGCTTAGGGTGTTGTAGTCGATATTTAAATGTTGCAGCAAATCTGCTACAGCATCGGTATGGACGGTCGATTCTTGGCGAATGTCGAGACGCATTAGGTAGAACCCAAAGGTTTTTACCAAGCGTATGAGGTCCAGTAGTTCTGCTTCGGCAACATTCAAATCCCCGTGCCCGCAGAGTGAATCGAAAATCAGTTCAAGATCGTGTAAGAAGTCGTTTTCGGACTCATAAGCTAAAGGACTTTTCTCGAAAGATTCATCATTTAATGAGGCTTCAATATACTCAAGATTGTGCTTAAGTTTGCCGTGCATTAGGTATAGAAAACGGCGATAAGGCTCATCTTTAAAGCGTTCTGGGCGTTTTTTGAAGACCGCACGAATCAAGTCGGTATCGC
Coding sequences:
- the ppc gene encoding phosphoenolpyruvate carboxylase, which gives rise to MAENRDKQLRARVKLLGNILGKVIEKQVGKKTFDAVEKLRKGYILLQKEDDPQLRAELTRFIQEQTPDDLNLIIRAFNLYFSLVNLAEEEHQYHERQSQLRSDGPLWTGSVLNTIAEFKDKGLDGAQVQTLLSKLNYIPVFTAHPTESKRRSVMDNLRRVFLDIGTLNEADNYNNDYAKDSIHQQLETQIQVLWQTDEVRRQKPTVEDEIRNGIYYFRQSLFDAVPTVYRYMDRALAKHYPDDAIETPNFLTFGSWIGGDRDGNPFVTHNTTEHALLLQSRAVIYEYQKRVFDLSSKLTHSRHLCDISQDVINRATICDTDLIRAVFKKRPERFKDEPYRRFLYLMHGKLKHNLEYIEASLNDESFEKSPLAYESENDFLHDLELIFDSLCGHGDLNVAEAELLDLIRLVKTFGFYLMRLDIRQESTVHTDAVADLLQHLNIDYNTLSEAERISVLAQHVASATIIDTQHLQLQEMTQEVLEVFHVMRKMRQEISPKAFNNYVISMTHSASHVMEVLFLAHQAGLAGYNAGKPYCNVNISPLFETIEDLEHIVPVTKDLLDNPTYKDLLRASGNQQEIMLGYSDSAKDGGNLSSSWSLYQAQQQIMKLADAHGIDCRLFHGRGGTLARGGGPTHHAILSQPTGTVRGSIKFTEQGEVLSYKYSNSETAMYELSLGVTGLMKASLNLVRPVKPDNEKYLQAMQQLARDGEHCYRDLTDHTPGFFDFFYQATPVTEVGLLNIGSRPSHRKKGNLSKESIRAIPWIFGWAQARLTFPAWQGTGYALNKWIEENGPETLQEMNHNWPFFNAIASNIQMALVKTDVVIGKAYSHLGRDQAVAQTVYQKIADEHKRACARILEITDNEYLMADNPTIALSLKRRNPYLVPLNNIQIEVLRRYKNEALSEEEQDRWLPPLLNSINAIAAGMRNTG